In the genome of Geotrypetes seraphini chromosome 16, aGeoSer1.1, whole genome shotgun sequence, one region contains:
- the MEPCE gene encoding 7SK snRNA methylphosphate capping enzyme, giving the protein MSSPGGVAPAPSFLAPPPPPPLSKPSAPVPRGPRNGLRAGAAAPQRRRSSFTGGGGGPAGCARGGPRRRRATSDCEPVLPCNFLLGGNIFDPLNLNSLLDEEVNRALNAASPEPSGGPQRSSPAPPPPLPPPPPPPASSASRDPAVRILRPRDITDPLCLTCDPGSDPGPGRSRKRHRPHRHSQPPPLPPPPPPSDPRASSSSRFQYGNYRRYYGYRTPARSEDPRLRLLAQRPHWIRGRALLDLGCNEGRLALSLARALRPARLLGLDIDPALVRCARRNLRREQGQERRPASAAAFPQALAACRGPIAAPPLQPGGGGGEPDAHGHDFPHNVYFVQGNYVLERDELLETQSPEFDVILCLSLTKWVHLNWGDEGLKRMFKRIYRHLHPGGVLILEPQPWASYGKRKKLTETIFKNYQQITLKPDQFTSYLLSSEVGFSSYELLGTPQTSSKGFQRPIYAFHKGRPVEEK; this is encoded by the exons ATGTCTTCCCCGGGAGGGGTGGCCCCCGCTCCCTCCTTCCTGGCTCCTCCGCCCCCGCCTCCTCTCTCCAAGCCCTCCGCGCCCGTCCCCCGGGGCCCGCGGAACGGCTTGCGCGCGGGCGCCGCTGCCCCCCAGCGCCGCCGGAGCAGCTTCacgggcgggggaggggggccggCGGGCTGCGCGCGGGGCGGGCCGCGGCGGCGCCGGGCCACGTCGGACTGCGAGCCGGTGCTGCCGTGCAACTTCTTGCTGGGCGGAAACATATTCGACCCGCTGAACCTGAACAGCCTCCTGGACGAGGAGGTGAACCGGGCGCTGAACGCCGCCAGCCCGGAGCCCTCGGGCGGCCCCCAGCGCTCGTCGCCGGCCCCCCCGCCGCCGCTGCCTCCGCCGCCTCCCCCGCCCGCCTCCTCCGCGAGCCGGGACCCGGCCGTGCGCATCCTGCGGCCCCGCGACATCACCGACCCGCTCTGCCTGACCTGCGACCCGGGCAGCGACCCTGGGCCGGGCCGGAGCCGCAAGCGCCACCGCCCGCACCGGCACTCGCAGCCGCCGCCGCTGCCGCCCCCTCCGCCGCCCTCCGACCCCCGCGCCTCGTCCTCGTCCCGCTTCCAGTACGGCAACTACCGGCGCTACTACGGCTACCGCACGCCCGCCCGCAGCGAGGACCCGCGCCTGCGCCTCCTCGCGCAGCGGCCCCACTGGATCCGCGGGCGCGCCTTGCTCGACCTGGGCTGCAACGAGGGCCGCCTCGCGCTCAGCCTGGCGCGCGCCCTGCGGCCCGCCCGCCTGCTCGGCCTCGACATCGACCCGGCGCTGGTGCGCTGCGCGCGCCGCAACCTGCGCCGCGAGCAGGGCCAGGAGCGGCGCCCCGCGAGCGCCGCCGCCTTCCCGCAGGCCCTGGCCGCGTGCCGGGGGCCCATCGCCGCCCCGCCCTTGCAgcccggaggaggaggaggagagcccGACGCGCATGGCCACGACTTCCCGCACAACGTCTACTTCGTGCAG GGTAATTACGTGTTGGAGCGAGATGAACTGCTGGAGACCCAGAGTCCTGAATTTGATGTTATTCTTTGCCTCAGCCTGACCAAGTGGGTGCATCTGAACTGGGGAGACGAGGGTCTGAAGCGCATGTTCAAGCGAATCTACAGGCATCTACATCCAGGGGGTGTCCTTATCTTAGAGCCTCAACCCTGGGCTTCCTACGGCAAGAGGAAAAAGCTGACG GAAACAATTTTCAAGAACTATCAGCAAATCACTCTGAAGCCGGACCAGTTCACCTCCTACTTGCTATCTTCTGAGGTTGGCTTCTCCAGCTATGAGCTGCTGGGTACACCCCAGACCTCTTCCAAAG gctTCCAGCGTCCCATATATGCGTTCCACAAGGGCAGACCAGTGGAAGAGAAATGA